From Nocardioides daedukensis, the proteins below share one genomic window:
- the aroF gene encoding 3-deoxy-7-phosphoheptulonate synthase: MVVVMSPEATEEDIARVVSRVEGVGGEAFVSRGMSRTIIGLVGDIESFHHLNLRTLGGVADVHRISDPFKLVSRQHHAQRSTVWVGQPGRQVPVGPDSFTLIAGPCAVESPEQTVEAARMAQSAGATILRGGAFKPRTSPYAFQGLGERGLEILASVREATGMPFVTEVVDSRDVELVASHADMLQIGTRHMANFGLLQAVGEAGKPVLLKRGMSATIEEWLMAAEYIAQRGLLDIVLCESGIRTFEPSTRNTLDLSSVPVVQATTHLPIIVDPSHSAGRKDLVVPLASGAIGVGADGIVVDVHPKPELALCDGPQALDGTELRDLAKAVRRLPPVLGRVSAATVTRQG, translated from the coding sequence ATGGTCGTCGTCATGTCCCCCGAAGCCACCGAGGAGGACATCGCGCGCGTCGTCTCCCGGGTCGAGGGCGTCGGCGGGGAGGCCTTCGTCTCGCGTGGGATGAGCCGCACGATCATCGGCCTGGTCGGGGACATCGAGTCCTTCCACCACCTCAACCTGCGCACCCTGGGCGGGGTCGCCGACGTGCACCGCATCTCGGACCCGTTCAAGCTGGTCAGCCGACAGCACCATGCCCAACGCTCGACCGTGTGGGTCGGGCAGCCCGGTCGCCAGGTTCCCGTCGGCCCCGACTCGTTCACCCTGATCGCGGGTCCCTGCGCAGTCGAGTCCCCTGAGCAGACCGTCGAGGCAGCGCGGATGGCGCAGTCCGCCGGTGCCACGATCCTGCGCGGCGGTGCGTTCAAGCCGCGCACGTCCCCCTATGCCTTCCAGGGTCTGGGCGAGCGCGGCCTGGAGATCCTGGCCAGCGTGCGCGAGGCGACCGGGATGCCGTTCGTCACCGAGGTGGTCGACTCCCGTGACGTCGAGCTGGTTGCCAGTCATGCGGACATGCTCCAGATCGGCACCCGGCACATGGCCAACTTCGGGTTGCTCCAGGCGGTCGGCGAGGCCGGCAAGCCGGTGTTGTTGAAGCGCGGGATGAGCGCGACGATCGAGGAATGGCTGATGGCCGCCGAATACATCGCCCAACGGGGACTGCTCGACATCGTCCTGTGCGAGAGCGGCATCCGCACCTTCGAGCCCTCGACGCGCAACACCCTCGATCTCTCCTCGGTGCCGGTCGTGCAGGCGACCACCCACCTGCCGATCATCGTGGACCCGTCCCACTCCGCCGGGCGCAAGGACCTCGTCGTACCGCTGGCCAGTGGCGCCATCGGCGTCGGTGCCGACGGCATCGTCGTCGACGTGCACCCCAAGCCCGAGCTGGCGCTGTGTGACGGCCCGCAGGCTCTCGACGGCACCGAGCTGCGTGACCTGGCCAAGGCGGTACGCCGCCTCCCCCCGGTGCTCGGGCGGGTCAGCGCAGCCACCGTGACCCGGCAAGGCTGA
- a CDS encoding NADase-type glycan-binding domain-containing protein, translated as MSFCKSCGAVLGVGRFCTNCGAPVVQASETGTFHAESEAEKTNIRLPAVQPDAATGTRFPLFADESPRTGSAGPTAQHPVAHDSVAAGAVFETTLPAQSPYAPTASFDAASHHDGPPTVAGAGAAPTEHPFVPPVAGSQAAFGAASWQPAPHPAHTAGAPQGGSHREDLGSTSKKGGRKALWAIPLVLAMVAMLALGIWLGNRGGDDPDVRGTAESGSPSASPSPSTSQSPSPTAPTESGGPPADLTEQVTATGPQPIKPGVDLAGKPVTYPVENVLDGNPETAYRMPGAAQGKSITLALPSDASVLEVGVINGYAKTDRAGGRTVDWYSKNRRILEVEWIFDDGTTISQKLSETKEMQVLAISDVTSSTVIMKIVKVSGKPTGELAKDVTAISEVQVRGRTAG; from the coding sequence ATGAGTTTCTGCAAGAGCTGCGGCGCCGTTCTCGGCGTCGGCCGTTTCTGCACCAACTGTGGAGCCCCCGTCGTGCAGGCTTCCGAGACCGGCACGTTCCACGCCGAGAGCGAGGCGGAGAAGACCAACATCCGCCTCCCCGCGGTCCAGCCCGACGCGGCGACCGGCACCCGTTTCCCCCTCTTCGCCGACGAGTCACCACGCACCGGCTCCGCAGGGCCGACGGCCCAGCATCCGGTCGCGCACGACAGTGTTGCCGCGGGCGCCGTCTTCGAGACCACGCTGCCGGCACAGTCGCCGTACGCCCCCACCGCCTCCTTCGACGCTGCGAGCCACCACGACGGCCCGCCCACCGTTGCGGGAGCCGGTGCCGCGCCGACCGAGCACCCGTTCGTCCCGCCGGTCGCCGGGTCACAGGCAGCCTTCGGTGCCGCCAGCTGGCAGCCGGCACCGCACCCGGCCCACACCGCCGGGGCGCCCCAGGGTGGCTCGCACCGCGAGGACCTGGGCAGCACGAGCAAGAAGGGTGGCCGCAAGGCCCTCTGGGCGATCCCGCTGGTGCTCGCCATGGTCGCAATGCTGGCCCTCGGCATCTGGCTCGGCAACCGGGGTGGCGACGACCCCGATGTGCGCGGCACCGCCGAGTCGGGCTCGCCCTCTGCGTCCCCGTCACCCTCGACGTCACAGTCACCGTCACCGACCGCTCCGACGGAGAGCGGCGGGCCGCCGGCCGACCTGACCGAGCAGGTCACCGCGACCGGGCCGCAGCCGATCAAGCCCGGCGTGGACCTCGCCGGCAAGCCCGTGACCTATCCCGTGGAGAACGTCCTCGACGGAAACCCCGAGACGGCCTACCGGATGCCGGGCGCTGCCCAGGGCAAGTCGATCACCCTCGCCCTGCCCAGCGACGCCTCCGTGCTCGAGGTCGGCGTGATCAACGGCTATGCCAAGACGGACCGGGCCGGTGGCCGCACCGTCGACTGGTATTCCAAGAACCGCCGCATCCTCGAGGTCGAGTGGATCTTCGACGACGGGACCACGATCTCCCAGAAGCTCAGCGAGACCAAGGAGATGCAGGTCCTGGCGATCAGCGACGTCACCTCCAGCACGGTGATCATGAAGATCGTCAAGGTCAGCGGGAAGCCCACCGGGGAGCTCGCCAAGGACGTCACCGCGATCAGCGAGGTCCAGGTCCGGGGACGGACTGCCGGTTGA